aatattattttttatCAGGTAATTATATTACAGCTATTTGCTGCTGTTGGAAAGTGAAATTCATACCCATTTAAGCAAGTAGCCTTGACCTCGGGTCATGTTCAACAATATCATGCTTGGATAGGAGTCTAGCGCAAATTTATCAATCGAGTTTCGCTTGTGTCGCTTAAGTTGAGTACAATTAacgtttctatttttttttcggAAAAGTATCCAGGAATAATCAAACGATAGGTAGGTAGGGTGGTTTAAAAATAAAAGGCACATGGTCATagagaagtatagcacagaaacggaccattcggcccatctagtccatgccgaaactatttaaactgcctacacccatCGACATACAcagggaccgtagccctccatgtccctatctaaacTTAAACGTTGAAGTTgaactcgcatgcaccacttgtgctaggagctcattccacactttcacaaccctctaagtgaagaagcttccccaccccaccccccatgttccccttaaatttagtacctttcacccttaacccatgacctctggttgtaatcccacaCAACATTGGTGGAATACTGATATGACGGGCTTGTCTTCGTAGGTAAGGGCCTAATATATAAAAGTTGAAGtaagttgcaactttacaaagcaTTAGTTAAGACTCAACTTGAGAGTATTCTGTGCAATCCTGGCTCTATGCAATATGAAAGATGCGGTTTCactggagaaagtgcagaggaaatCTTTAGTTATGGAGAGAGACTGGAAGGGTTGGGTTTGTTTTCTTTGGCCTGAAAGAAGCAGgaagtaacctgatagaggtatataaatttcACAGTGATAGACAGAGATTAGACTAGCTATATTTGTCACACGTACCTCAAAACATAGTGTGAactgcatcgtttgcatcaacaactaaCACAGTTTAAAAGATTTGCTGGGGCAGCCTACAAGCGTCATGGAAATCGTAGATGAGGTGAACTGAAGTGTCATGTATATACTATATGACTATCATATTGAGAGCAACGTTTAAATTTGTTATTGCAAAAATACGTGTCTGAGTCTGAATATAAAATCCCTTAAAGTAACCTATGATTCTATATGCAATGAATGTGTGTAAACTCACTGAAAGCCTTTGTTGAACTACCAGATTTCATGCAAGTTGAGTCTTTGTGACATATCCAGTAATTGTTCTTGGAGCTAGATGCCTGGCAGAGTCTTTACTGCAAAGGGAGCGGGTTGAACAGGAAAGAATAGACACTTTGTGCTGTTGTAGGGTTTCAATTTGAAATATCAACAATTCCCTCCCCACtcctgatgctgcttgacctgctgagttcctccaacagatagcttgttgcttcagattcagaTGCTCTTGTCTCCATCTTGTTGTATATTTAGGAccggaataaacagtcaatattttggaccaagacccttcatcaggacttggaaaGCAAAGGGGTAGAAAccagaaaatggggggggggggaatggaggagggggagtacaagctagcaggaaCAAGAATAATAAAGTGGTCACCTCTTCTCAACTACCCATCATCTCCCTGTGGttaccctcctccctcccattctTCCATGCTCCGTTAACCTCTCCAACTAGATTTCTTCTGCAGCACTTTATCTCTTCCATCTAGCCCTTCCCAACATATTACTTCATCCCTACTTCTGCCTCACCTCTCACCTACTaaattgtactccttcccctccccccttcctgcactttttttttctggttaatgccacctttctttccagtctgaaacattaactgtttttttCCCCACTCCATAGGTtggtttcttaaggttgttatagctgggagtagtagtggggataagcttccactacctattaaatgctcccagtgatgtacatctcaaatagcctctgtccagctcctggctttcacatgtggcttcactactaagcccggtggaaccatttctactgacaggaaatggGGTAAATGTAGGTTACtggagccttaaaaccagtcactttgggtaaATGGGCTCATCAGCTGCGGTAGGCAGCTTATCTTAGAGAAAGAAAattctgacctcaaacctccactgtTTTGTGGCTATATCCATTCTTAGGGAAAGCTTTGGGTGTAAACCACAATGAAGAATCTGGAACTGGAGTCTCTAAGCCAGTCCTATGTtgaattcaacactgactggcaactcctgcaatgctactggtgccaaactgtattggtctctgccattcctttggaatcATCAGCTGTGTAGAGAGGGGGAggctgctacatgggcaacagcttgctctccatatcatactgccctggcttgcgtacggTCTAGCATATCACGTAGCTAGCTGGGGTGCAAAATTAATAGTTGACCTTCGACCCTCAAGGTGCCCCCTAactttagttcctccagcattttgtgtgtgatgcccaGAACATTGTTCTACTGATGATGACACTAGTTGCCAAGGAAGGAGTGAGATGGCATTCAAATGAACTAAAAACCATAATTATCAATAAGAATTTAGCAAATCTATTAATTTAGTTGATTACTTCAAAGCTGCCTCTTCTAATCTTTCCTTAAATGAACTTTGAGAATGTCAGCATCGTAGTAAATGGTATAAACTTGCTTTTGCCATTGGGTCAGGCAGAGCATTTACTATACAACAGCTTGTGGACTTGTAGATGGCCATGATTACTTTGTAATAATACAGCTTGCAAATATTTTCCAGACTAAAGATTCATTACAACGGTTGCATATTTTAACCTACAGTATATATTTCCAAAATATGCCAGCCAACTGATTTTGTTTGGCCTCTTTGACTGGAATTGTTGATCATTAAACTAGCTTTCTTCTTTGAAAAATTTGGTCACCGAAATGTGAAATAACATTCCAATATGGCCAAATTGAGGGCACGCACTGGGGTTATTTATCAATTCTAGACGAGCAAAAAAACTGGACTTCATTAATCAATGACTAAAGCTTAAAACAAGTGAATTACTTTAATTATTGGGCTTGAAGCTTCAATGAGTATGATTGGTTTGAGAGGCTTCATGGTCCTTGtttatgtaaataaaaataatactcttAAATTCTGAGCTTCTCAGATGACAGTGCCGGAAGTATGTTCTAAAATATTGCTATTACATCATTTTACTAAATTTTTAAAGAGACTGCAGCTGCTTGACTTGCTTCTCACTATTGTCTACTGACTCAATAGAAAGGCATATCATTTTGAACAAAGGGATATCAGATAGAAATAGAACAGACAACTGATCTATTGCAATGGAAACCAGTATTTGTATACTGATGTATGTTATCTATGAACCATTAAGTGTTGGTTAGTGACGGAGCAAATTAACCACACAGTGCTTTATGGGTTAGGGTGCAGTTTTAAGGGATTAAAACACAATTTCCCAGCATGCATCCATATTTTTTAATAAGTAGCTTGCTGTTTAGGCAAACAGCTCTACAATGTGACTTTACAAGGAACTGAAAAACAAACAGAAGTTTTGTTTGGTACTAGTCTTCACACTAATCCTAGTGATGAAGAATCCAAATGGGATAGGAGAATTAATACaaatacgagaaaatctgcagatgttggaaatccaagcaacacacacaaaatgatggagaaactcagcaggtcaggcagctgctataaaagggaataaacagtcaacatttcaggccaagagccttcatcaggagaaTTACCAATTTGTATAGTTGATTTGTATAGGCAGCTgtcgatcccaggagatcatgggtttgtgcctttGGTGGACTATCTCCTccccagggtgcaagcctgggagggaagatttgaagaactggctgttgcccatgcagcaagttcTCCCTcaccacatcactgatgtagtccaagggaaggacaagtGCTGATGCAGCTTGGCACCCATGTCATCATAGAGGTTGTCAGGGTGAAGTTGTAAATAACATCAAACTGCCTTCgggaccccggctccggatttcttccttgggtttactcccgaagcctttcccatgggtgagcatggccgcaaggcagtggaggtttaaaatcagagttttccttctccaatgGGCTGCCGTCCAAGTCTGACAAACCCCACCTgaccgaagcaactggttttgtggcatcagtggtccacctttgctccttctcttgtcagtagaaacagttccgccgggtcTAGTAACTAagctacacgtgaaggccaagagttggacatggttgtcagaggctgttagagtcgcaCGCTATTTTGAGTTCTTTATAGGTAgtaggagcttgtccccactactactcccagctatgacaaccttaggaatcaTATAATTTGTATATGTACTTGTGAAAGACACTTGAAGTCACTGAATCTAGATGTTGGCTCATGAAATCAAAGGGACCggtttttattaattttctgtaTGTCAATATTACTACAAGATTAGGATTAATAGTCTCCCCTCATGCCATTTGAGAAGGTAGTGATTGAGTTGAAGGATGGTTAGATGCAGAATTCCAGCAAGATAGCCCCATTCACAATGAAGGAATCAAATATTTCCAATTCCAATAGTATATGACTTGCAGATGGtaatgctttaaatatacttggtTTCTTTGTCTTATTTTTAATGTTAAATTGAAGATATGGTAGGTTctgttatttaaaaaaatctttgcaAGCAAATGCAATATATTTTAATGATTGGAACATTTATTGGATACCATTCTTATTGGCTTATTTTTGGAGCTAATATTATGCAGGGTATTTTTTTAATGTGCCTTTTGGATGGTGTGACCATTTTGAGAAGTTGGGAGAATTCCCTTTTCCAGGGTGCCTGGACTATATTTGACCTTGagatattatgatagtcatggttTCAAATCTTGTGTAGAGATGTTGGCCATTGCTTTGCACATGTCTAAAAGTTAAGTGCTACTTGTCACCTCAAATTGAAGTCTTAAGATTTAGGTGCATGGGATACTTTTTTGAGGATTTCCAAATGCAATTGCATATTGTGCAATCATTAGTGTACACCCCCAATTCTGGCCTGCAAAagaaacatcactgaagatgcttGCACTGATATTgaatatgaaaaaaaaaactgtttaagggATAGAATGTAAAAATAGCAATGACTTATGGCCAAGTTCAGTGTTTGTATTCCACACCAAACTAATTAGATGAAGGTGTTGCATGTTGATATGCATGAATGACATGGACAGAGATATAAGGCATAACCTCAAAGTTTACCAAAATCAAAAGAAGTAAACATGATTCATTGAGAAAGATTTTGGCATGACAGGAgtatataagaaaaaaaaacaatctggcAAATAGAATCCCAGAAGTGTGAAATTAAAGCGTTAGTAGGAATTCTTCCGTGCTGAATGGGTGAGGTATACTGAGTAATCTGTACTTGTAAGTGAGCTATCAGAGAAACTATGACACAATCTTCAAAGGTGGCAATAAGAGAGTGCTGCATACATGACATATTTAAAGGTAGAGTCAAAGAATTAATGTTAACTTTATTTGATGACATTGGCTAGACCACATTGTCCGAATGTCAATTTTTCGAGGGTGCAGCATGGAATATCATAGTTTCAGTAAGATGACTATAATGGCACAGTGATGTGAAGGCAATCCTCGAAGAAAAGAAAACTAATTTGTTAAACTTCTACCAGGAGTTTGTAAAAATTTCTTCAAAATAAAAATGGATCATCTTTTTTCTGGTCAGTTGTTAGTGGAAAATGCTAAACATAAGACTGGTAAAATAATGCAgaagtgtgtcagtgtgtctTTAGGAAAACATTGCAGCCAGCATATGCAAAGCACAGGGGTACTGACTAGATAATTTAGTCATATTGGTTGATCTACAAATTGCTTTCTTAAAAGGAGTACAACAGGATATAATAATGTGGCTTGACCAATACAGGGATTGTGGTTATAATTTCTAGAATGGGGCTTGATTCCACAGGCATCTAGTAGGGCAAGACCTGGTGATTGCTGTTCATTGTTTACCCTCTAAATGTATGTATTTATATACAATCGCATAATGCATAGAAAATGGAACAAAGATTTTCACTAGCAATGAGAAAACAATCAATCACTTGCTTCCTATCACCCAAAAATGCATCAGCTGCATAGATTAACTACATATGCACCAATGAAATAATCTCTAAATCATTGTTAAATCACTGGGTTTTTGCTTTTGCTCAAAAGAATCTGATAATCAAAAGCAATGCCATTTCAAGTTAGCTTTTTATCAAAAAGCAACTTGCTGGCTGTTATTCCTTGGGTACCATATATCAAAAACAAACTGTGTACTTTCATGGCAGTTCCTATATTTTGCCCTGCCTTTCCACAATGCATAATTATCAATTGTGCCGGCCATTTTAGTATATCTTCAATTGATAAAGACAAATCTAAGATGTATGATATTAATAAAATCTAACTATGCCTACCATTATTTGGAAACTTGCTCCAAGGACAAACAATTGCAGTGTTTCAGTATGTTAGCCAGTTAAAGTGCAATTTAGTTTCCACAATTATTGACTTTCGGAATTAAAATAATGCAGATCAAGATGCAATAGCAACAAGTTATTGATTGACAACTACATTTCCTATAACTTGCTGTTCATTAATGTAACCATGTCTTCCTAATAAAGTCCTCCAGATGCATGTAAAGTTACAAAGAATAGCAAGCATGCCATTTGTGTGATGCACTCAATatttacaattttttaaaaagtatattaGGTGCAAATGcactgaaaatctgcagatgaaaaAATAGGCTCAATGAAGCAGTTCGATTGATGGTTCAATCTTGTGTTACAACTGTTGAGACACACATTTGGAGATGGAGGTAGTTTTATACTAGCCGATCAGTGGATGGTTGCTCTATATTTCAGTATATCATAGCCTGACGAGTCTTCCTAGTACCAAATAAGGTAATAACAGCAGATTAGAACACCAAAGGTGTTTCCGTAAAATTACGAATAGAAAACGCGATATGCTAATTTGTTTGCATTAATCTGGGCTTTCCGAAgggcagatttttaaaaaatacatcagCTTTATTACTAAAGCAGTTCttggcgcccccccccccccacttctacTTCCCGAGCTCGCTGGAGATGGTTCCTCTTTAAGACGGCCAGCAGAATGATCAATGAAGTAGGTGGGTCGGTCGGAGATAAGAATACTGGCAAGGCGCCCATGATGCACTGCAAGCCTGGGCTTTCTCACGATCAGAAATCGGAAAATAGTAATTGCCTTAGACAGCCGTAGTGCTCGGGTTGCACAGTACTCGGGTGCTCGGTGAACACAGTTATATTACGCAGAAATGCTCTACGCATAATAATGAAAACATAATGCGGAGAAACTTTGACCATTCCACATCTGCTAGGCTTGATCTCAGCTTCGTACTTTCTTCAATAACGATTAATATTTTCTCCAGTATGAGACCGATTGGTACCCTCTGTAGCTGTGACTAAACGCGAGATCTAGCGGGTTTCATTTAGCTCGTTTATTTTTCTCGAAAGCTATAATGGTAAAATCGTTCTACTGATTTGCAAGCAAGGCGAAGGCAAGTGGACGTCAGATCCAGGAACCACCGATTGAACGCTGTGGTATGTTCGGCTTGTTTTACAGGATGtagatttttttaatgtaatttattttcttttgcaaatCATTTTGATTTTTATCACAGACCAGATTGAAAATCCAGTTCCCCGGCTGGAATTCGACCACTCAATTTTCAGGTATTTCTTATAAAAGGGGAAAACGATTGCATGCACGGAAATATCATCATGTCGTGGCGTTTATTTTAAATGTAGGGGGTGGAAAGAGAGCGTGTGTAACAAAAGTGACCCGGGAAATTAAATTGACCGAATGGCTTTGACAAGGGAACCCAGTGCATTTTATGGTTATTGCTGTAACATTGTAACTGACATATGTGGCTTTGCTCATTTTTGAATGTACGGTACAGTAATATTTTAGCAAATGTTTGATGACACCATAGTTAGGCTAATGAATGGAGTCGGACTTTCATTCCTCATGATACGGAGGGACAGGGTCTTGGGTCTTGCTTTATTAGTCAGGCTTGTTGAAAATATAAAGGGAAATGTTATGATTTGCGTTGAAATACATTAGTGTGATAATACAATCATCGGGTAAGGATTAACCCTGTTATTCACCCATCTGTGTTTTTGTAAAATCCGGAACACCATTCATTAGATGGCGAGTTATTCCCATATAGCCTTGTACTGCAAATAGCAGAAattctctaatttttttttgtttggttgtGTTTAGATTGAAGCTGGATTCCTTTCGAGAACCACCATGCTAAGGTCGTGGAAAGCGGCGCCTTGTTCGCCTGTAATGAATGCTGGGTTTACGCTGGCGATCCTGTTCACTTGCCTTCAAGAAGTAAAAACGGAGAAAGTGCCCGGAGCCGAGAGCAACTCGTCCAACTGCGACGGTTCCTACAAGTGCAAAGCGGGCGTGATCTTGCCCGTGTGGTACCCGCAGGACCCTGCCGTCGGAGACAAGGTAGCCCGGGCCATCGTCTACTTCGTGGCGTTGATCTACATGTTCCTGGGTGTGTCCATCGTAGCGGATCGTTTCATGTCCTCGATCGAGGTGATCACCTCGCAAGAGAGGGAAATCACGGTAAAGAGAGCCAATGGCGAGACCAGCACCACCACCGTGCGCCTGTGGAACGAGACGGTGTCCAACCTCACGCTGATGGCGCTCGGTTCGTCGGCGCCCGAGATCCTGCTCTCCGTCATCGAAGTGTGCGGTCACGGCTTCCACGCCGGCGAACTGGGGCCCAGCACCATCGTGGGTAGCGCCGCCTTCAATACCTTCGTGATCATTGCCATCTGCGTGTACGTGGTGCCCGACGGCGAGGTGCGGCGCATCAAACACCTGCGTGTCTTCTTCGTCACGGCCGCATGGAGCATCTTCGCCTACGCCTGGCTCTACCTCATCCTGGCCGTCATCTCTCCCGCCGTGGTGGAGCTGTGGGAGGGTCTGCTCACCCTCGTCTTCTTCCCGGTCTGTGTTATCTTCGCCTGGGTGGCCGACCGCCGCCTACTCTTCTACAAGTACGTCTACAAGAAGTACCGGGCGGGCCGCCACCGCGGGGTCATCGTGGAGACCGAAGCCGACCCGCCCAGCAAGGCCGACATCGAGATGGATGGCAAGATGCTCAACTCGCACGAAGCAGCAACAGCAGCCGCCGCCGCTGCCGTCGGCGAGGCCGAAATGCCCGAGGCGGTGGTGACGGTGGCGGGGGGCGCCAAGGACCAAGAAGAGGAGTCCCGCAGGGAAATGGCGCGCATCCTGAAGGAGCTGAAGCAAAAGCACCCGGAAAAGGAGATGGAGCAGCTGATCGAGCTCGCTAACTACCAGGTGCTGAGCCAGCAGGCCAAGAGCCGCGCCTTCTACCGCATCCAGGCCACCCGCCTCATGATCGGCGCCGGCAATATCCTGAAGCGGCACGCCGCGGACCAGGCGCGCAAGGCCGTGTCCATGCACGAGGTGCGGCCTGAGGTGGACGAAGGGCCGGTCAGCCGCATCTACTTCGACCCCGGCAGTTACCAGTGCCTGGAGAACTGCGGTTCGGTGGCGCTGACTGTTGTGCGCCGGGGCGGCGACCTGACCAACACGGTGACGGTCGACTACCGCACTGAGGACGGCACTGCCAACGCCGGCTCCGACTACGAGTTCACCGAAGGCAGCCTGGTCTTCAAGCCGGGCGAGACCCAGAAGGAGATCCTGGTGGGAATTATCGACGACGACATTTTCGAGGAGGACGAGAACTTCTGTGTACACCTCAGTAACCTGCGCGTGGGCGGCGTGGCCGTAGCCGCGCCGGTAGCTGCGCACGCGCCGTCGCCCAAAGCCGTGTCGGCAGCGCAGCCGCCGGCGGCCGGAGTGACGGGCGAGACCAACAACGACGCAGGGTCCGTTACCAGCGCTGCCGTCACAACCACCAGCAGCACCGCCGCCGCCAATCACGTAACGACGTCCGGCGCCTGCGCCGTCTCGGAGATCGCGTGCCTGGTGGCGCCCAGGACGGCCAACGTCACCATCTTCGACGACGACCACGCTGGTATCTTCAGCTTCGAGGAAAAGGTGATGCACGTGAGCGAGAGCGTGGGCGTGATGGAGGTGAAGGTGGTGCGCGCCTCGGGGGCGCGTGGCACCGTGCTCGTGCCTTACCGCACCATGGAGGGCAGCGCGCGCGGCGGCGGCGAGGACTTTGAAGACACGACCGGCGAGCTGCAGTTTGAGAACGACGAGATCGTGTAAGTGGTTGCCAGGGTGTGGCGTGGGTGGGGAGGGTACCCGCCTacccctacccctctccctctctgctacTGTGAAATATGCTGGTGCCTGCAGTTTGTCAGTGATGCCATATGATTCTCTTCAACTGAGGGCAGTGGTGGTCTGGGGAGGGGCGATAGCGCAGTGGATTTCGGTTGGTAATGATTGGGACCTTCAGTTCTGCTTCCCCCATGCCCTCCTAAAAGTTGCCCTTCCCTTCACCCTTTTACTCCCAAAGGAATGCCTTAACTTATGTGATGATGCTTCTATATCACACCGTAGATACCCGCAATATTTCGGAACAAGAGGTCTGATTTAAGAATGAATTTGGGGAGCAAATACCCGGGCATGGCTGTTGAGGCGGCAGCTGAGAGACAAATTGGGAAATGATTCACTTGGGCTCCTTGCAAGGCATTAAAAATAAATCATTGTTTTGTAAGTTTTCTGTTCTATATGACCAAGGGAGGTAAATTTTTAACTAGTGCATTAGTTTAAAAGGAAGGTAGGCTGaatggttttttttttgtcagGTTTTGTACCATGAGCTTTTGAAAAAAGGAAACCATAGTTTTTGCACGGTCCCTAAattttgtgtagttttttttccccatgtGGTTGGTGCTTTTTACAgcattttattatcaaggtgtgAAAATGTCCAAAGAAGCCTTATCTTACACTTCACAGCTTTCTAAGAGTGGAATGTAGGGAATGCTGACAGGTGTGTTGCTTTTATCATTGGGAGTGGATTTTGCCCATCTGACCCTACTAGGGATCAGATTTGTGTCTTGGATATGAGAGTGTAGCTACAAGTCTACCTGGTGGAATCCTGTTGACCCATGTTCTTAGCACTTACTCTATGGGATAAGTGTAGGATAAGGCTTCATTAAGGACTAGAATATTTGTTACTAATGGTATTTAAGAAAAAAATCCTTTAGATAATATTTGGAAGGCTGAAGGAGAACTGGTGGATTTTATTCAgtttcattcattttcatagcAGTCAACTTTTGGTTTCAGAAAAGCTGAATGGGTATAGCTGCCATAGGCAGTCTGGGTCAGCTGTTTGTTTGGGGGGGGAAACCCCACCTGGTTTTGTTGTTGTCACTTGTCACAACAGCTCTGCAGCCTGTTGTGATCAGCTGTTTTTTCCAGGATTGGGGCAGCTGGAACTGCGTTTGGTGTGGTGGAAGTTAATGCACTTGTAGTGTTGCAATCTGGTTTGGTGTAAAAACCACAATTTGCACTGCCTGTACTTTATTGCAGCTATGAATGGACATGCGCAATAAGTATTTATTCTGGAACTGGAAATGCCCATGACATTACTCACTTTATGCAGGAAGATAAAGTGGGTAATAAGGTATGAGTTGTTGGGATTTATGATGTCCATTACAATCCCCATGTGTTTTTAGAGCCTTGAGAGTGAGAACCTGaaagcacattgaaccttgaggcTGTCCCTCCATTCATTTACATCATGGCTGACCTTTATCTCACTGTTCTTCATTGCTCTGCATCATATGATATACTTAAATAAAAACCTGGGTCGGATTTTGATCTTCAAGTTCAAAAGGCTGACTGACCTCACATGTTGCAGATTTCCACTGTGGGGAAAGCATATTCTGATTTCACCGCTGATGTGCATGGTAGAAAGGCATGTAGAATTTCAGCCAGTGTGGGGAATTCTCTTGGAAGTATGGCTGTTGTAACCTCTCCTGGTCAGCCTTGCACTTTTGCCTAACATCCCACTTGGTCTTCAACTATTGGTAGTGATTCATTTGTTTGTGCTCATTGGCCAGGCTGTATTTGTGAGCACTCATCCTTCAAGAATACAGTATTTTGTTCGCTGAGGAATGGGACAGCCCTAGCTGGTTGACAGGGAATGAGCGGTATTCTCTGCAGACTTGGTAGATTAGTCTGCTCTGAAACCTAAAGGCATGAAAGATCAGATATAGCAGTTCAACCATGATGGGAATTGCATGGCACTGAAATAACAAACCTGGTATTTGGATCAATCTTGTATTTTCTAACAGGTG
The sequence above is drawn from the Mobula hypostoma chromosome 2, sMobHyp1.1, whole genome shotgun sequence genome and encodes:
- the LOC134342508 gene encoding sodium/calcium exchanger 1-like isoform X3, giving the protein MLRSWKAAPCSPVMNAGFTLAILFTCLQEVKTEKVPGAESNSSNCDGSYKCKAGVILPVWYPQDPAVGDKVARAIVYFVALIYMFLGVSIVADRFMSSIEVITSQEREITVKRANGETSTTTVRLWNETVSNLTLMALGSSAPEILLSVIEVCGHGFHAGELGPSTIVGSAAFNTFVIIAICVYVVPDGEVRRIKHLRVFFVTAAWSIFAYAWLYLILAVISPAVVELWEGLLTLVFFPVCVIFAWVADRRLLFYKYVYKKYRAGRHRGVIVETEADPPSKADIEMDGKMLNSHEAATAAAAAAVGEAEMPEAVVTVAGGAKDQEEESRREMARILKELKQKHPEKEMEQLIELANYQVLSQQAKSRAFYRIQATRLMIGAGNILKRHAADQARKAVSMHEVRPEVDEGPVSRIYFDPGSYQCLENCGSVALTVVRRGGDLTNTVTVDYRTEDGTANAGSDYEFTEGSLVFKPGETQKEILVGIIDDDIFEEDENFCVHLSNLRVGGVAVAAPVAAHAPSPKAVSAAQPPAAGVTGETNNDAGSVTSAAVTTTSSTAAANHVTTSGACAVSEIACLVAPRTANVTIFDDDHAGIFSFEEKVMHVSESVGVMEVKVVRASGARGTVLVPYRTMEGSARGGGEDFEDTTGELQFENDEIVKTIEIRVIDDEEYEKNKNFFIEIGEPRLVEMSEKKALLLNELGPFTKTGHALYRKVQFRDRPIPSTVICIAGNTEDKKAISSKDEEERRIAEMGRPVLGENTKLEIVIEESYEFKNTVDKLIKKTNLALVVGTNSWRDQFIEAITVSAGEDDDDDECAEEKLPSCFDYVMHFLTVFWKVLFAIVPPTEYWNGWACFVVSIIMIGVLTAIIGDLASHFGCTIGLKDSVTAVVFVALGTSVPDTFASKVAAIQDQYADASIGNVTGSNAVNIFLGIGVAWTVAAVYWNAQGKDFEVHPGNLAFSVTLYTIFAFINFGVLLYRRKPEVGGELGGPRTAKLLTTAVFTLLWLLYIFCSSLEAYCYIKGF
- the LOC134342508 gene encoding sodium/calcium exchanger 1-like isoform X2 encodes the protein MLRSWKAAPCSPVMNAGFTLAILFTCLQEVKTEKVPGAESNSSNCDGSYKCKAGVILPVWYPQDPAVGDKVARAIVYFVALIYMFLGVSIVADRFMSSIEVITSQEREITVKRANGETSTTTVRLWNETVSNLTLMALGSSAPEILLSVIEVCGHGFHAGELGPSTIVGSAAFNTFVIIAICVYVVPDGEVRRIKHLRVFFVTAAWSIFAYAWLYLILAVISPAVVELWEGLLTLVFFPVCVIFAWVADRRLLFYKYVYKKYRAGRHRGVIVETEADPPSKADIEMDGKMLNSHEAATAAAAAAVGEAEMPEAVVTVAGGAKDQEEESRREMARILKELKQKHPEKEMEQLIELANYQVLSQQAKSRAFYRIQATRLMIGAGNILKRHAADQARKAVSMHEVRPEVDEGPVSRIYFDPGSYQCLENCGSVALTVVRRGGDLTNTVTVDYRTEDGTANAGSDYEFTEGSLVFKPGETQKEILVGIIDDDIFEEDENFCVHLSNLRVGGVAVAAPVAAHAPSPKAVSAAQPPAAGVTGETNNDAGSVTSAAVTTTSSTAAANHVTTSGACAVSEIACLVAPRTANVTIFDDDHAGIFSFEEKVMHVSESVGVMEVKVVRASGARGTVLVPYRTMEGSARGGGEDFEDTTGELQFENDEIVKTITINVIDREEYEKQDSFFIALGEPVWIRRGMKALLLNELGPFTKTAKYFNGHALYRKVQFRDRPIPSTVICIAGNTEDKKAISSKDEEERRIAEMGRPVLGENTKLEIVIEESYEFKNTVDKLIKKTNLALVVGTNSWRDQFIEAITVSAGEDDDDDECAEEKLPSCFDYVMHFLTVFWKVLFAIVPPTEYWNGWACFVVSIIMIGVLTAIIGDLASHFGCTIGLKDSVTAVVFVALGTSVPDTFASKVAAIQDQYADASIGNVTGSNAVNIFLGIGVAWTVAAVYWNAQGKDFEVHPGNLAFSVTLYTIFAFINFGVLLYRRKPEVGGELGGPRTAKLLTTAVFTLLWLLYIFCSSLEAYCYIKGF
- the LOC134342508 gene encoding sodium/calcium exchanger 1-like isoform X4, which produces MLRSWKAAPCSPVMNAGFTLAILFTCLQEVKTEKVPGAESNSSNCDGSYKCKAGVILPVWYPQDPAVGDKVARAIVYFVALIYMFLGVSIVADRFMSSIEVITSQEREITVKRANGETSTTTVRLWNETVSNLTLMALGSSAPEILLSVIEVCGHGFHAGELGPSTIVGSAAFNTFVIIAICVYVVPDGEVRRIKHLRVFFVTAAWSIFAYAWLYLILAVISPAVVELWEGLLTLVFFPVCVIFAWVADRRLLFYKYVYKKYRAGRHRGVIVETEADPPSKADIEMDGKMLNSHEAATAAAAAAVGEAEMPEAVVTVAGGAKDQEEESRREMARILKELKQKHPEKEMEQLIELANYQVLSQQAKSRAFYRIQATRLMIGAGNILKRHAADQARKAVSMHEVRPEVDEGPVSRIYFDPGSYQCLENCGSVALTVVRRGGDLTNTVTVDYRTEDGTANAGSDYEFTEGSLVFKPGETQKEILVGIIDDDIFEEDENFCVHLSNLRVGGVAVAAPVAAHAPSPKAVSAAQPPAAGVTGETNNDAGSVTSAAVTTTSSTAAANHVTTSGACAVSEIACLVAPRTANVTIFDDDHAGIFSFEEKVMHVSESVGVMEVKVVRASGARGTVLVPYRTMEGSARGGGEDFEDTTGELQFENDEIVKTITINVIDREEYEKQDSFFIALGEPVWIRRGMKALLLNELGPFTKTGHALYRKVQFRDRPIPSTVICIAGNTEDKKAISSKDEEERRIAEMGRPVLGENTKLEIVIEESYEFKNTVDKLIKKTNLALVVGTNSWRDQFIEAITVSAGEDDDDDECAEEKLPSCFDYVMHFLTVFWKVLFAIVPPTEYWNGWACFVVSIIMIGVLTAIIGDLASHFGCTIGLKDSVTAVVFVALGTSVPDTFASKVAAIQDQYADASIGNVTGSNAVNIFLGIGVAWTVAAVYWNAQGKDFEVHPGNLAFSVTLYTIFAFINFGVLLYRRKPEVGGELGGPRTAKLLTTAVFTLLWLLYIFCSSLEAYCYIKGF